The Microbacterium sp. KUDC0406 genome includes a window with the following:
- a CDS encoding ClpP family protease — MTDEKAVPQFGPDARRALYHERVLVLDGVLDDDNGALLMTQLLALAAEDPMTDIALWIHSPGGSVPSMLAIRDIMRTIPNDVATVALGLACSAGQFLLSAGTRGKRKALPHARILLHQGSSGIGGSAVEIEVQADDLRHMRDTVLGIISDDTAQPVEKVFEDSLHDHWYTVGEALEYGFIDAVVASIADVYPRRRSRIGLGAEAAA, encoded by the coding sequence ATGACCGATGAGAAAGCCGTACCGCAGTTCGGGCCCGACGCCCGCCGGGCGCTGTATCACGAGCGCGTCCTCGTGCTCGATGGCGTGCTCGACGACGACAACGGCGCCCTGCTGATGACCCAGCTCCTCGCGCTCGCCGCAGAGGACCCGATGACCGACATCGCTCTGTGGATCCATTCCCCGGGCGGTTCGGTGCCATCGATGCTCGCGATCCGCGACATCATGCGCACCATTCCCAACGACGTCGCGACCGTCGCCCTCGGGCTCGCGTGCAGCGCCGGGCAGTTCCTGCTCTCCGCCGGGACCAGGGGCAAGCGCAAGGCACTGCCGCACGCCCGCATCCTGCTGCACCAGGGGTCCTCCGGCATCGGCGGATCTGCCGTCGAGATCGAGGTGCAGGCCGACGACCTGCGGCACATGCGCGACACCGTGCTCGGCATCATCTCGGACGACACCGCTCAGCCGGTGGAGAAGGTGTTCGAGGACTCGCTGCACGACCACTGGTACACCGTCGGCGAAGCCCTGGAATACGGGTTCATCGACGCTGTCGTGGCATCCATCGCCGACGTCTATCCGCGCAGGCGATCGCGGATCGGGCTCGGGGCGGAGGCGGCGGCATGA
- a CDS encoding ClpP family protease, with protein sequence MSGYTIPNVISQNPRGDRIMDVYSNLLAERIVYLGTEIDAGVANTIIAQLLHLDSASPDTDVQFTINCAGGDPSAALAIYDTMQHIRPRVSTTCVGQAIGPGAILLAAGAPGMRSALPHARMVLHQPAAQTRGTVPDLILAADEVVRVRSEMENVLAQHTDRTVEVLRADTDRDRVLTAAAAVEYGLIDQVLGPR encoded by the coding sequence ATGAGCGGCTACACGATCCCCAACGTCATCTCGCAGAACCCGCGCGGCGACCGGATCATGGACGTCTACTCGAACCTGCTCGCCGAGCGGATCGTCTACCTCGGCACCGAGATCGACGCGGGCGTCGCGAACACGATCATCGCCCAGCTGCTGCACCTCGACTCGGCCTCGCCCGACACCGACGTGCAGTTCACCATCAACTGCGCCGGCGGCGATCCGAGTGCGGCACTGGCGATCTACGACACGATGCAGCACATCCGGCCGCGGGTCTCGACGACCTGCGTCGGGCAGGCGATCGGCCCGGGCGCGATCCTGCTCGCCGCCGGCGCGCCCGGCATGCGCTCGGCGCTGCCGCACGCTCGGATGGTGCTGCACCAGCCCGCCGCGCAGACTCGCGGCACCGTGCCCGACCTGATCCTCGCCGCCGACGAGGTGGTACGGGTGCGCAGCGAGATGGAGAACGTGCTCGCGCAGCACACCGACCGCACCGTCGAGGTGCTGCGCGCCGACACCGACCGCGACCGCGTGCTCACCGCTGCAGCCGCCGTGGAGTACGGCCTGATCGATCAGGTGCTCGGCCCGCGGTAG
- a CDS encoding helix-turn-helix domain-containing protein — protein sequence MAEIVPFPQPRAPRDPEPLWRQLIGAELRRRRHERGDTLTETADAAGISPQYLSEIERGMKDPSSEMMAAVAGALDLSLLDLTTAVAEGLSPAAAPVRQAPGAFALAA from the coding sequence ATGGCCGAGATCGTCCCGTTCCCCCAGCCCCGCGCACCGCGCGATCCGGAACCGCTCTGGCGGCAGCTCATCGGCGCGGAGCTGCGCCGGCGACGGCACGAGCGCGGAGACACGCTCACCGAGACGGCGGATGCCGCCGGCATCTCTCCGCAGTACCTGTCCGAGATCGAGCGCGGGATGAAGGATCCGTCCAGCGAGATGATGGCGGCCGTCGCCGGCGCGCTCGACCTCAGTCTGCTCGATCTGACCACCGCGGTGGCCGAGGGACTCTCCCCCGCCGCCGCACCGGTCCGTCAGGCTCCGGGCGCCTTCGCTCTCGCGGCCTGA
- a CDS encoding ACT domain-containing protein gives MPTTAHQSLRALPSDYAIRRLTEQEALSSPWLALVRAPEGLTAVVEADAAEQERWTALYSGDEQHGLDVPGMLASLLAPLADAGVPVFVASTFNADLVLVPSDRIDDAAVALAAAGHTVS, from the coding sequence ATGCCCACCACCGCCCATCAGTCGCTTCGCGCGCTTCCGTCCGACTACGCGATCCGAAGGCTGACCGAGCAGGAGGCGCTGAGCAGTCCGTGGCTGGCGCTCGTCCGCGCCCCCGAGGGCCTGACCGCCGTCGTCGAGGCAGACGCCGCAGAGCAGGAGCGCTGGACGGCGCTCTACAGCGGCGACGAGCAGCACGGGCTCGACGTGCCGGGCATGCTGGCGAGCCTGCTCGCCCCGCTCGCAGATGCGGGTGTCCCCGTGTTCGTCGCATCGACGTTCAACGCCGATCTCGTCCTCGTGCCGAGCGATCGCATCGACGACGCGGCGGTCGCACTGGCCGCCGCGGGGCACACGGTCAGCTGA
- a CDS encoding HAAS signaling domain-containing protein: MPCWREHHDHRGEVPAGCRADAARHRPSHRQTVLDDLRGHFADAADLGRPIDETVAGLGSPAEIAERAREEFGAGEGAARARADAAWRALQGTAVGAAVVTGVVVAFLMPSSMFGMRFADGTTFADGGGLGDALLALVPAVACAIPLLTPRSARTAVTAIVAVALTAIAAITFSTIGGFFAPSTMLAWAALLVWMRLRGKGFGLGWRIGGGVLAAAPSLAVAALGLPFRFGVPYRYSTYTEVGSGPSIGVEFWGWVMLAGIVALGVLVALGRRAAGWVLAAIGLAVLVAGLTAGGILMLAFVWLGGWWLTIGLAHAVTSPTRRRSRQGSPLEER, translated from the coding sequence ATGCCGTGCTGGAGGGAGCACCATGACCACCGAGGAGAAGTACCTGCAGGATGTCGCGCGGATGCTGCGCGGCATCGCCCCTCACACCGGCAGACCGTTCTCGACGACCTGCGCGGACACTTCGCGGATGCCGCGGACCTCGGCAGGCCCATCGACGAGACGGTCGCCGGGCTGGGATCGCCCGCCGAGATCGCAGAGCGGGCCCGGGAGGAGTTCGGCGCCGGCGAGGGCGCCGCGCGCGCCCGGGCGGACGCCGCCTGGCGGGCGCTGCAGGGCACCGCCGTCGGCGCTGCGGTCGTGACCGGCGTGGTGGTGGCCTTCCTCATGCCCAGCAGCATGTTCGGCATGCGCTTCGCGGACGGCACGACGTTCGCCGACGGCGGCGGGCTCGGCGACGCGCTGCTGGCGCTCGTCCCCGCCGTCGCCTGCGCGATCCCCCTCCTCACGCCACGCTCCGCGCGCACGGCCGTGACCGCGATCGTCGCCGTGGCGCTCACCGCGATCGCCGCCATCACCTTCTCCACCATCGGCGGCTTCTTCGCCCCGTCGACGATGCTCGCCTGGGCCGCTCTCCTCGTGTGGATGCGTCTGCGCGGAAAGGGCTTCGGACTCGGTTGGCGCATCGGCGGCGGCGTGCTCGCGGCTGCACCGTCGCTCGCCGTCGCCGCCCTCGGCCTGCCGTTCCGCTTCGGGGTGCCCTACCGCTACTCCACGTACACCGAAGTCGGCAGCGGCCCGAGCATCGGGGTCGAGTTCTGGGGATGGGTGATGCTCGCGGGCATCGTCGCCCTCGGCGTGCTGGTCGCGCTCGGTCGCCGCGCTGCCGGCTGGGTGCTCGCGGCCATCGGCCTGGCGGTGCTGGTCGCCGGTCTGACCGCCGGGGGCATCCTCATGCTCGCGTTCGTGTGGCTGGGCGGCTGGTGGCTGACGATCGGCCTCGCGCACGCGGTCACGTCGCCGACGCGTCGCCGATCACGGCAGGGCTCACCGCTCGAGGAGCGCTGA
- a CDS encoding PadR family transcriptional regulator yields the protein MSANAERIATNLRKGVLEYCVLALLATSERYGLELATDLQGRGLIASEGSLYPLLARMRDGGLVDTRTEAVGGGRPRRYYTITPAGSAQLRVFADVWRTIGAEVDAVLEGAP from the coding sequence ATGTCCGCGAACGCCGAGCGCATCGCCACGAACCTCCGCAAGGGGGTGCTGGAGTACTGCGTGCTCGCCCTGCTCGCGACTTCGGAGCGGTACGGGCTCGAGCTCGCCACCGACCTGCAGGGCCGCGGGCTGATCGCGAGCGAGGGAAGCCTCTACCCCCTGCTGGCGCGGATGCGCGACGGCGGTCTGGTCGACACCCGCACCGAGGCCGTCGGCGGCGGACGACCACGCCGCTACTACACGATCACACCCGCGGGATCCGCGCAGCTGCGCGTGTTCGCCGACGTCTGGCGCACCATCGGCGCCGAGGTCGATGCCGTGCTGGAGGGAGCACCATGA
- a CDS encoding acyl-CoA synthetase: MPAPTRTLGVRHLQLFRAALAAIAALMVTFSNDHSAQVGLAIFSGYAIASSLVLVLSAWLVYPEGKRWWVLVVGSFDFIAGMVAGVPSLRTDDMFFALVISWALVTGVFELAAGFRLKGYDGARDQIITGALGILLGILLLVIPAGFLQTYTIEEAGTFELTGIILGVGMFGGYAAIVAVLLGIAGLTPRPADAETTASVAEADRGGVS; the protein is encoded by the coding sequence ATGCCCGCCCCTACGCGCACGCTCGGAGTGCGTCACCTGCAGCTGTTCCGCGCCGCGCTCGCGGCGATCGCGGCGCTCATGGTGACGTTCTCGAACGACCACTCCGCGCAGGTCGGGCTCGCGATCTTCTCAGGCTACGCGATCGCCTCGTCGCTCGTGCTCGTGCTGTCGGCCTGGCTGGTGTACCCCGAGGGCAAGCGCTGGTGGGTGCTCGTCGTCGGTTCGTTCGACTTCATCGCGGGCATGGTCGCCGGCGTCCCGTCGCTGCGCACCGATGACATGTTCTTCGCGCTCGTCATCTCGTGGGCTCTGGTCACGGGCGTCTTCGAGCTCGCCGCCGGATTCCGGCTCAAGGGGTACGACGGCGCCCGCGACCAGATCATCACCGGTGCGCTGGGCATCCTGCTCGGCATCCTGCTGCTGGTGATCCCGGCCGGGTTCCTGCAGACCTACACCATCGAAGAGGCGGGGACGTTCGAGCTCACCGGCATCATCCTCGGGGTGGGGATGTTCGGCGGCTACGCCGCCATCGTCGCGGTGCTGCTCGGCATCGCCGGGCTCACGCCGCGCCCCGCGGATGCCGAGACCACGGCCTCCGTCGCCGAGGCCGATCGTGGAGGAGTGTCATGA
- a CDS encoding PQQ-dependent sugar dehydrogenase: protein MRSIRCAAAGMALAALVLTGCTATDPAPPSDVGTPTATVRTLAQGLDAPWSVVRLDDGGALISQRDDGKIIEITPMGQQRTAGTVPDVVSGGEAGLNGLAVRDGMLYAYHATADDNRVVRMPITGEPGSRGLGAPETVIDGIPRAANHDGGRIAFGPDGMLYIGTGDAGQRERAQDPDYLGGKILRVTPEGDPAPGNPFGTPVYSLGHRNVQGLAWKADGTMWASEFGQDTWDELNRVKPGGNYGWPLHEGIAGADGFVDPVAQWPPEEASPSGVAVIDGIVVVAGLRGERLWAVRSAESWSLFTGEYGRLRDVLPGPDGTIWLLTNNTDGRGTPHDGDDRLLQLRFPEG, encoded by the coding sequence ATGAGAAGCATCCGCTGCGCCGCCGCCGGAATGGCGCTGGCCGCGCTCGTCCTCACCGGGTGCACGGCGACGGATCCTGCCCCGCCTTCTGACGTGGGCACTCCGACGGCGACGGTGAGGACGCTCGCCCAGGGGCTGGACGCCCCGTGGTCGGTCGTGCGCCTCGACGACGGGGGCGCCCTGATCTCGCAGCGCGACGACGGGAAGATCATCGAGATCACGCCGATGGGACAGCAGCGCACCGCGGGCACCGTGCCCGACGTGGTCTCGGGCGGTGAGGCCGGACTGAACGGCCTGGCCGTGCGGGACGGAATGCTCTACGCGTATCACGCGACCGCGGACGACAACCGGGTCGTGCGGATGCCGATCACCGGCGAACCGGGTTCACGCGGCCTCGGCGCACCGGAGACGGTGATCGACGGGATCCCCAGAGCCGCCAACCACGATGGCGGACGGATCGCGTTCGGCCCGGACGGGATGCTGTACATCGGCACCGGCGACGCCGGTCAGCGCGAGCGGGCACAGGATCCCGACTATCTGGGCGGCAAGATCCTGCGCGTCACACCCGAGGGGGATCCGGCGCCGGGCAACCCCTTCGGCACGCCGGTGTACTCCCTGGGACACCGCAACGTGCAGGGCCTCGCCTGGAAGGCCGACGGCACGATGTGGGCGAGCGAGTTCGGGCAGGACACCTGGGACGAGCTGAACCGCGTCAAGCCGGGCGGCAACTACGGCTGGCCGCTGCACGAGGGCATCGCGGGCGCCGACGGGTTCGTCGACCCTGTCGCGCAGTGGCCACCCGAGGAGGCGAGCCCGAGCGGAGTCGCCGTGATCGACGGCATTGTGGTCGTCGCGGGGCTGCGCGGCGAGCGGCTCTGGGCGGTGCGGTCAGCGGAAAGCTGGTCGCTCTTCACCGGTGAGTACGGCCGCCTGCGAGATGTGCTTCCCGGCCCCGACGGCACGATCTGGCTGCTCACCAACAACACCGACGGACGAGGTACGCCTCACGACGGCGACGACAGGCTCCTGCAGCTGCGGTTCCCCGAGGGGTGA
- a CDS encoding alpha-N-acetylglucosaminidase C-terminal domain-containing protein, with protein sequence MGPPDQRPARLLGRHWSGLIRDLYLPRWAAWTEWLAAAVERGDEPDEDALRRTIVQIEEAWRDARGSDDASDQDPLESAARALDRLGM encoded by the coding sequence GTGGGGCCACCAGACCAGCGGCCTGCACGACTACTCGGGAGGCACTGGTCGGGGCTGATCCGTGATCTCTACCTGCCGCGCTGGGCGGCGTGGACCGAATGGCTCGCCGCGGCGGTGGAACGCGGCGACGAGCCGGACGAGGACGCTCTGCGACGCACGATCGTGCAGATCGAGGAGGCGTGGCGGGATGCGCGCGGAAGTGACGACGCCTCGGACCAGGACCCGCTCGAGTCGGCCGCGCGGGCGCTGGATCGCCTCGGCATGTGA
- a CDS encoding alpha-N-acetylglucosaminidase: MTGPGSGTALHGLVRRIGGDADQLRVRIEHAGGGAASASYEADAGVLTITGSDPVAAASALARYLQAQGRRITWESPVIEPGPWPDAAQTRMRTPFAIRYHLNVVTHGYSTPFWNWERWERELDWMALHGVTHPLVLTGYEAVLAETLRRAGVNGAEVRAWIGSAAHVPWMSMGGMHDFGGPLPASWERRRLELARRILDRARAFGMTPVLPLTGGHVPRSLAGDDAEEIEWQGWRTPMLDPASDGYAQFLGQFLEVQHELLGDPGPEPVFAVDPYIESLPPSDDPADLAAAGAGVHRAIAAVHPRATWLLQGWPFHYHRRFWTHERVAAYLSGVPHDRLLLVDLWGEHAPMWRDGMHGRRWIWTAVHNFGGRFALFGDLRGLARDIDELATLRPDGLEGVGVAPEAIENNTVFYEAAADLTWGPLDVDSWLPQFARQRYGTDDAAAAEAWRLLGDTLYAPGRTRSIPSPVIARPWSATAPFAGQRLAGEALPPAPARMSANIDAENDPAVFDDLPAIAAAARLLIGLSRSATQRAALEQDVTELAGHVLAQNTRRRIRGVLAAFAAADAPALRAQGAMLRAELLTLDGLAATRPETRVSTWIDAARSWGDTEVERDAMERDARSLVSVWGHQTSGLHDYSGGTGRG, encoded by the coding sequence ATGACCGGCCCCGGCTCGGGCACCGCGCTGCACGGACTCGTGCGCCGGATCGGCGGGGACGCCGATCAGCTGCGGGTGCGGATCGAGCATGCCGGGGGCGGTGCCGCATCCGCGTCCTATGAGGCGGATGCCGGCGTGCTCACCATCACCGGCTCCGACCCCGTCGCCGCGGCGAGCGCACTGGCCCGGTATCTGCAGGCGCAGGGACGGCGCATCACCTGGGAATCGCCGGTCATCGAACCGGGTCCCTGGCCGGATGCCGCCCAGACGCGGATGCGGACGCCCTTCGCCATCCGCTACCACCTGAACGTCGTCACCCACGGCTACTCGACGCCCTTCTGGAACTGGGAGCGGTGGGAGCGCGAGCTCGACTGGATGGCGCTGCACGGCGTGACGCATCCGCTCGTGCTCACCGGTTACGAGGCGGTGCTCGCCGAGACACTGCGCCGCGCCGGCGTCAACGGCGCCGAGGTCCGCGCCTGGATCGGAAGCGCTGCGCATGTGCCGTGGATGTCGATGGGCGGGATGCACGATTTCGGCGGCCCGCTGCCGGCGAGCTGGGAGCGCCGGCGACTCGAGTTGGCGCGTCGCATCCTCGACCGCGCCCGCGCCTTCGGCATGACACCGGTGCTGCCGCTGACCGGCGGCCACGTGCCGCGCTCGCTCGCCGGCGATGACGCCGAGGAGATCGAGTGGCAGGGCTGGCGGACACCGATGCTCGACCCGGCATCCGACGGTTACGCGCAATTCCTCGGCCAGTTCCTCGAGGTGCAGCACGAACTGCTCGGCGACCCCGGCCCCGAGCCGGTGTTCGCCGTCGACCCGTACATCGAGTCGCTCCCGCCGTCGGATGACCCTGCGGACCTCGCGGCAGCGGGCGCCGGCGTGCACCGCGCGATCGCCGCGGTGCATCCGCGAGCGACCTGGCTGCTGCAGGGCTGGCCGTTCCACTACCACCGGCGCTTCTGGACGCACGAGCGGGTCGCCGCCTACCTGTCCGGGGTTCCGCACGACCGCCTGCTGCTCGTCGACCTGTGGGGCGAGCATGCTCCGATGTGGCGAGACGGCATGCACGGTCGACGGTGGATCTGGACCGCCGTGCACAACTTCGGCGGCAGGTTCGCCCTGTTCGGTGATCTCCGCGGCCTGGCGCGCGACATCGACGAACTCGCGACACTGCGACCCGACGGGCTGGAGGGGGTCGGAGTCGCACCGGAGGCGATCGAGAACAACACCGTGTTCTACGAGGCGGCCGCCGATCTCACGTGGGGGCCTCTCGACGTCGACTCCTGGCTGCCGCAGTTCGCCCGTCAGCGGTACGGCACGGACGATGCTGCGGCGGCCGAGGCCTGGCGGCTGCTCGGTGACACCCTGTACGCGCCCGGACGCACCCGGTCGATCCCTTCGCCGGTCATCGCCCGCCCCTGGAGCGCGACTGCGCCGTTCGCCGGTCAGCGCCTCGCCGGCGAGGCGCTGCCGCCCGCGCCGGCGCGGATGTCGGCGAACATCGATGCCGAGAACGACCCGGCCGTGTTCGACGACCTGCCCGCGATCGCGGCGGCGGCACGGCTGCTGATCGGGCTGAGCCGCAGCGCGACGCAGCGGGCGGCACTGGAACAGGACGTCACCGAGCTCGCCGGCCACGTACTCGCGCAGAACACGCGCCGCCGCATCAGGGGTGTGCTGGCCGCGTTCGCCGCGGCGGACGCTCCTGCGCTACGGGCACAGGGCGCGATGCTGCGCGCCGAGCTGCTCACGCTCGACGGCCTCGCGGCGACGCGACCCGAAACCCGCGTCTCGACATGGATCGACGCGGCACGGTCATGGGGCGACACCGAGGTGGAACGCGATGCGATGGAGCGCGACGCGCGCAGTCTGGTCTCGGTGTGGGGCCACCAGACCAGCGGCCTGCACGACTACTCGGGAGGCACTGGTCGGGGCTGA
- a CDS encoding Gfo/Idh/MocA family protein produces MSASERPQRIVVIGAGGRGRDAYGRWAIEHPDRARIVAVADPADDRRGALAAAAGGAAEYEDWRGAVADLGVLGADAVVIAVPDALHVDVAIAVADAGIPFLLEKPAAPTIAELRRLARHARRTSSALAVGHVLRFTPFWRTVKQIVDSGAIGRSITIEIRENIGFWHFAHSYVRGNWHRSEASGAMVLTKTSHDLDLIRWLAGSAPESVYSIGELTWFRPENAPAGAPEFCVQGCPVADSCPFFAPRYYVDALADVTGHPVHLLGTDTTPAGRMAALRTGDYGRCVYRRRQRCRRSPADHHDVPRRPDGDPDRIRVHRREHPQCHDHRLRRPAVRAHGERRDRRRPVLPAAVLPDGLPLVSHEVGRKAPMDHARHTLRVAIPNPDLGDHAGHGGGDAGLMSEFVDAVRLGTVGTGELSFETALDSHLMAFSAEESRLSGRPIDFAEWSARIDVPAVEPSA; encoded by the coding sequence GTGAGCGCATCAGAACGTCCGCAGCGCATCGTCGTGATCGGCGCAGGCGGCCGCGGCCGCGACGCCTACGGCCGGTGGGCCATCGAGCACCCCGACCGCGCGCGGATCGTGGCCGTGGCCGACCCGGCGGACGACCGCCGCGGCGCGCTCGCGGCCGCCGCAGGCGGCGCGGCCGAGTACGAAGACTGGCGAGGCGCGGTCGCCGATCTCGGAGTTCTGGGGGCGGACGCGGTCGTCATCGCCGTTCCGGATGCGCTGCACGTCGACGTGGCGATCGCGGTCGCGGATGCGGGGATCCCCTTCCTGCTGGAGAAGCCCGCGGCTCCGACGATCGCCGAGCTGCGGCGGCTGGCGCGTCACGCCCGGCGCACGTCCTCGGCACTCGCGGTCGGTCACGTGCTGCGCTTCACCCCGTTCTGGCGCACGGTGAAGCAGATCGTCGACTCCGGTGCCATCGGACGGAGCATCACGATCGAGATCCGCGAGAACATCGGATTCTGGCACTTCGCGCACTCCTACGTGCGCGGCAACTGGCATCGCAGCGAGGCCTCGGGCGCCATGGTGCTGACGAAGACCTCGCACGACCTCGACCTGATCCGCTGGCTGGCAGGCAGCGCCCCGGAGTCCGTGTACAGCATCGGCGAGCTGACGTGGTTCCGGCCGGAGAACGCCCCCGCCGGTGCTCCCGAGTTCTGCGTGCAGGGGTGCCCGGTGGCCGACAGCTGCCCGTTCTTCGCTCCTCGCTACTACGTCGACGCCCTCGCCGATGTCACCGGGCATCCCGTGCATCTGCTCGGCACGGACACGACCCCTGCCGGCCGGATGGCCGCGCTGAGAACCGGCGACTACGGACGCTGCGTCTACCGGCGGCGACAACGATGTCGCCGATCACCAGCAGACCACCATGATGTTCCCCGACGGCCTGACGGCGACCCTGACCGCATCCGCGTTCACCGCCGAGAACACCCGCAATGTCACGATCACCGGCTCCGCCGGCCAGCTGTCCGGGCACATGGAGAGCGGCGAGATCGTCGTCGACCTGTTCTCCCCGCGGCTGTCCTGCCCGACGGACTGCCTCTGGTGTCCCACGAGGTCGGCCGCAAGGCACCCATGGACCATGCACGGCACACGCTCCGGGTGGCCATACCGAACCCCGATCTCGGCGATCACGCCGGACACGGCGGCGGCGACGCCGGCCTGATGTCGGAGTTCGTCGACGCGGTGCGCCTGGGCACGGTGGGCACGGGCGAGCTGTCCTTCGAGACCGCCCTGGACAGTCACCTGATGGCGTTCAGCGCCGAGGAGTCGCGCCTGTCCGGCCGGCCGATCGACTTCGCCGAATGGTCGGCGCGGATCGACGTCCCCGCCGTGGAGCCGAGCGCATGA
- a CDS encoding carbohydrate ABC transporter permease: MTRRRSPLRPRPAATAGRVVFIALALFFAIGPVLYGFVLSVRPYSAIVREPLNLIPSLGELDFSGYTTAMLDPAQGGFGLGRFVINSLLVGLGTVALSILVSILGAYAAARLRYRGRGGVNAIILGVYLFPGIVLSVPLFVLLAKAGLTGSLVGLFLVYVAATVPVSIYMLRNYFQALPESVEEAAIVDGASLPQMLRSVVLPIALPGVVATAIYVFMIAWNEYFYALLFLVQDRALWTAPLGISQLSDFNVPVTVLLSGAIAVTVPIVILFFLAQRYLVEGLTAGAEK, from the coding sequence ATGACCCGCCGCCGCTCCCCCCTCCGTCCCCGGCCGGCTGCGACCGCAGGACGGGTCGTCTTCATCGCACTCGCGCTGTTCTTCGCGATCGGACCGGTGCTGTACGGCTTCGTCCTCTCCGTCCGTCCGTACTCGGCGATCGTGCGCGAACCGCTGAATCTCATCCCCTCGCTGGGCGAGCTGGACTTCTCCGGCTACACGACGGCGATGCTCGACCCCGCTCAGGGCGGCTTCGGCCTCGGCCGGTTCGTGATCAATTCCCTCCTGGTCGGCCTCGGCACCGTGGCGCTGTCGATCCTGGTGTCCATCCTGGGCGCGTACGCCGCCGCCCGGCTGCGCTATCGCGGCCGCGGCGGAGTGAACGCGATCATCCTCGGTGTCTACCTGTTCCCCGGAATCGTTCTCTCGGTGCCGCTGTTCGTACTGCTCGCGAAAGCGGGACTGACCGGATCATTGGTCGGCCTGTTCCTGGTCTATGTGGCAGCCACCGTGCCGGTGTCGATCTACATGCTGCGGAACTACTTCCAGGCACTGCCGGAGAGCGTCGAGGAGGCCGCGATCGTCGACGGCGCCTCGCTGCCCCAGATGCTGCGCAGCGTCGTGCTGCCGATCGCCCTCCCCGGTGTCGTCGCGACGGCCATCTACGTCTTCATGATCGCCTGGAACGAGTATTTCTACGCGCTGCTGTTCCTCGTGCAGGACCGCGCACTGTGGACGGCGCCACTCGGCATCTCGCAGCTGTCCGACTTCAACGTGCCGGTGACCGTGCTGCTGTCGGGCGCGATCGCCGTGACCGTCCCGATCGTCATCCTCTTCTTCCTCGCGCAGCGCTATCTCGTCGAGGGACTGACGGCAGGAGCCGAGAAGTGA
- a CDS encoding carbohydrate ABC transporter permease: protein MSIAFPRLRRGRPSSRSRRDNRNGLLLTAPTFLVILLASIVPLIMVIVFAFSEIRLVDIPRLGTEPIEWSLDNFRRALDNPAFWRALGTTLLYSVLTMVGSVGLGLALALALRRPFPGRGIVRALLLVPYVLPLIAAVTIWQTMLNPQYGIVNAFGREVLGWERSIGFLNTASAEVFGVSIPLSLLVVVAFEIWTSAPLSFLFITARLQGVSPSIEEAAALDGANGRQILWRIVMPQLKGVILLLCLLRFIWTFQSFSEVYLLTEGAGGTQLMALKVYTELVTRADIGSAAAYGLLMSVVLIVLLAVYVVLSRRKVETE, encoded by the coding sequence GTGAGCATCGCATTCCCTCGTCTTCGCCGGGGGCGGCCCAGCAGCCGCTCCCGGCGGGACAACCGCAACGGCCTCCTGCTGACGGCGCCGACCTTCCTCGTCATCCTGCTCGCCTCGATCGTTCCGCTGATCATGGTGATCGTCTTCGCGTTCAGCGAGATCAGGCTCGTCGACATCCCCCGTCTCGGCACCGAGCCGATCGAATGGTCGCTGGACAACTTCCGGCGAGCGCTCGACAACCCGGCGTTCTGGCGGGCGCTCGGCACGACGCTGCTGTACTCCGTGCTGACCATGGTCGGCTCGGTCGGTCTGGGGCTCGCGCTGGCTCTCGCTCTGCGTCGCCCGTTCCCCGGGCGGGGCATCGTGCGGGCGCTGCTGCTGGTCCCGTACGTGCTTCCGCTGATCGCCGCGGTCACCATCTGGCAGACGATGCTCAACCCCCAGTACGGCATCGTGAACGCGTTCGGCCGGGAGGTGCTCGGCTGGGAGCGCTCGATCGGATTCCTGAACACGGCATCGGCCGAGGTGTTCGGCGTCAGCATCCCGCTCTCGCTCCTCGTCGTCGTCGCATTCGAGATCTGGACGTCGGCGCCGCTGTCGTTCCTGTTCATCACCGCCCGGTTGCAGGGCGTGTCGCCGAGCATCGAAGAGGCAGCAGCCCTCGACGGCGCGAACGGAAGGCAGATCCTGTGGCGCATCGTGATGCCCCAGCTGAAGGGCGTCATCCTGCTGCTCTGCCTGCTGCGGTTCATCTGGACCTTCCAGAGCTTCAGCGAGGTGTACCTGCTCACCGAGGGCGCCGGCGGTACCCAGCTCATGGCTCTGAAGGTGTACACCGAGCTCGTCACCCGCGCCGACATCGGCAGTGCGGCCGCCTACGGCCTGCTCATGTCTGTCGTCCTCATCGTGCTGCTCGCCGTCTACGTCGTACTCTCGCGCAGAAAGGTGGAGACCGAATGA